One genomic segment of Pristiophorus japonicus isolate sPriJap1 unplaced genomic scaffold, sPriJap1.hap1 HAP1_SCAFFOLD_29, whole genome shotgun sequence includes these proteins:
- the LOC139248238 gene encoding histone H2B-like: MAAAEPVPLPGNSYHQESNQENITEGLQGAQKGGKENYSIYIYKVHPDTGISSKAIDIMNSVVNDILERIAGEATRLAHYNKHRTISSREIQTAVRLLLPGELAKHARPDCPQSLGSPRLGSDVRSHVEE; this comes from the exons atggcggccgctgagcccgttCCCCTCCCGGGAAATAGTTaccaccaagaaagtaatcaagaaaacatcacCGAAGGGCTGCAAGGAGcgcagaagggggggaaggagaattaCTCCATATACATCTACAAAGTTCACCCCGACACTggaatctcctccaaggccattgacatcatgaactcggttgtgaacgatattttggagcgcatcgcgggtgaggctaccCGCCTGGCCCACTACAACAAgcaccgcaccatcagctcccgggagatccagaccgccgtgcgcctgctgctgcccggggagctggccaagcac gcccgtccggactgcccacagtcacTGGGCTCTCCTCGGCTTGGTTCCGATGTTCGCTCacatgtggaggagtga